In one window of Candidatus Bathyarchaeota archaeon DNA:
- a CDS encoding prephenate dehydrogenase/arogenate dehydrogenase family protein, with amino-acid sequence MEPEKWVSVFTRLLTEQGHTIKLYDVKPRKAKALAERYRLEHSTSLPEAVSGVDLVLICATTETVPGLVTDVEPPKGSDTIISEIASFKMKTIPALKKSGGIRPLSVHPMFGPDIDTFKGETFAVVSVNDSLKEMEMARMLFPGAKLIPLTPKVHDRCMASILSLPYFMNLAFACALTEGDLQLMKELAGPTFKIQMSVTQSIVGESPELIHSLVNDNVFSWALFQKFIKETQHLATLFESGPKSVAPLVGDLRDFFGGDVKLKSARALRNLMLESLKKN; translated from the coding sequence TTGGAGCCGGAAAAATGGGTGAGTGTTTTTACCAGGCTCCTAACGGAACAGGGTCATACAATTAAACTGTACGATGTCAAACCGAGAAAAGCAAAAGCCTTGGCGGAGCGTTACCGCTTAGAGCATTCGACCTCACTTCCTGAGGCGGTATCCGGTGTGGACCTCGTTTTAATCTGTGCAACGACTGAAACAGTGCCCGGGCTTGTAACTGATGTAGAGCCCCCTAAAGGATCTGATACTATCATCAGCGAGATAGCCTCGTTTAAGATGAAAACGATACCAGCTTTAAAAAAATCCGGGGGAATCCGACCTCTCTCAGTTCACCCCATGTTCGGACCTGATATAGACACATTCAAAGGGGAGACTTTCGCGGTCGTCAGCGTCAACGATTCCCTGAAGGAAATGGAGATGGCCAGAATGCTTTTTCCAGGGGCGAAACTTATCCCTTTGACCCCAAAGGTCCATGATCGATGCATGGCCTCCATTCTGTCCCTCCCTTATTTCATGAACCTCGCTTTCGCCTGCGCGTTAACGGAAGGGGATCTCCAACTCATGAAGGAGCTAGCTGGCCCCACCTTCAAGATCCAGATGTCTGTAACCCAGTCCATCGTAGGGGAGTCGCCAGAACTCATCCACTCCCTAGTTAATGATAACGTGTTCTCGTGGGCGTTATTCCAGAAATTCATTAAGGAGACCCAACATCTCGCCACGCTTTTCGAATCCGGGCCCAAAAGCGTAGCCCCTCTCGTCGGAGATCTAAGGGACTTCTTTGGGGGAGACGTCAAACTAAAATCTGCCAGGGCCTTAAGGAACCTGATGTTAGAATCATTGAAAAAAAATTAG
- a CDS encoding TIGR04076 family protein — protein MQDLKIVVKDIQGHCDTIEMGDYFIVRGGQISIPDGHFCYWALNAILPLLPAKQRKIDEPGDWMSTTWEVHCPDPQGNVIMEIIPIEPL, from the coding sequence ATGCAGGATCTAAAGATAGTGGTCAAGGATATCCAGGGACACTGTGACACCATCGAGATGGGGGACTACTTCATCGTCAGAGGAGGACAGATAAGCATCCCAGATGGCCACTTCTGCTATTGGGCCCTTAACGCCATCCTCCCCCTCCTGCCGGCCAAACAGAGGAAGATCGATGAACCCGGGGACTGGATGTCAACGACCTGGGAGGTCCACTGCCCGGACCCCCAAGGAAACGTGATCATGGAAATAATTCCCATAGAACCTCTCTAA